A part of Larkinella insperata genomic DNA contains:
- a CDS encoding RagB/SusD family nutrient uptake outer membrane protein → MNWRHSTRLKSLLLVSFLAAGVGCSDLKETPDFINPDTFYKTANELQLGVNGIYDDLNSGYSGYFYDRYVFECLTGDQIGWEKGPLQYNLGNVSTADEYIEAYWQISYRSINRANAAIEIADGMQDPANDALVKRLKAEAQFLRAFYYYGLLIYFDNPPLTVKSTKGISDLPSNAGGKRAVIDQIYADAKAAAEVLPAAYTGADAGRATKWAAKAILMKTQLWDEKWADAKTTAEDIINNSGLQLFETFGHNFDLAHENQGERIFEAQVSAGANASEWNVHSAHFNPEDYPSELGGAGWSWLSATQEFRASYDEKDKRIDATFIESYPTGRFGKVDGQYPVVKWSPKADFNLSRFGGVVKADANPKDPSQLIFGKAWAGKLVELGINYNNTEKNTIYLRLADILLGHSEACNESNSGDKFMGINKVRARAGLTALSGLGQSALRDAIIKEREQEFVFEQVMYPELRRKSKFGGQPDYLGDHIKHYIAKYNVGRTLKARDYVLPMPLKEIQGNANVTQNPGW, encoded by the coding sequence ATGAATTGGAGACATTCAACCCGACTCAAATCCCTGCTGCTGGTGTCCTTTCTGGCCGCGGGCGTGGGCTGCTCGGACTTAAAAGAAACCCCGGATTTTATCAATCCCGATACCTTTTATAAAACCGCCAACGAACTTCAACTGGGCGTCAACGGTATTTACGACGACCTCAACTCCGGCTATTCCGGCTATTTCTACGACCGTTACGTGTTTGAATGCCTGACGGGCGACCAGATTGGCTGGGAAAAAGGGCCGCTGCAATACAACCTGGGTAACGTCAGTACCGCCGACGAATACATTGAAGCCTACTGGCAGATCAGCTACCGGTCCATCAACCGGGCCAATGCCGCCATTGAAATTGCCGACGGTATGCAGGACCCCGCCAACGACGCGCTGGTAAAACGGCTGAAGGCCGAAGCGCAGTTTCTGCGGGCGTTTTACTACTACGGTTTGCTGATTTATTTCGACAACCCTCCGCTGACCGTTAAATCGACCAAAGGCATCAGTGACCTGCCGTCGAACGCAGGGGGCAAACGGGCCGTCATCGACCAGATTTATGCCGATGCCAAAGCCGCTGCTGAGGTGCTGCCCGCAGCGTACACGGGGGCAGACGCCGGGCGGGCCACCAAGTGGGCGGCCAAGGCCATTCTGATGAAAACCCAGCTCTGGGACGAGAAATGGGCCGACGCCAAAACCACCGCTGAAGACATCATCAACAACAGCGGTCTGCAATTATTTGAAACCTTTGGTCACAACTTCGATCTGGCGCACGAAAACCAGGGCGAACGAATTTTCGAAGCGCAGGTATCGGCCGGGGCCAACGCCAGCGAATGGAATGTTCACTCGGCACACTTCAACCCCGAAGACTACCCCAGCGAACTGGGTGGAGCGGGCTGGAGCTGGCTGAGTGCCACGCAGGAATTCCGCGCATCGTACGACGAAAAAGACAAGCGCATCGATGCGACGTTCATCGAGTCGTATCCGACGGGCCGGTTTGGCAAAGTAGACGGACAATATCCGGTGGTGAAGTGGAGTCCGAAAGCGGATTTTAACCTGTCTCGTTTCGGCGGGGTGGTCAAAGCCGACGCCAATCCGAAAGACCCTTCGCAGTTGATCTTCGGAAAAGCCTGGGCGGGCAAACTAGTGGAGTTGGGCATCAACTACAACAACACCGAGAAAAACACCATCTACCTCCGGCTGGCCGACATTCTGCTGGGCCATTCGGAAGCCTGCAACGAGAGCAATTCGGGCGACAAGTTTATGGGGATTAACAAGGTACGGGCGCGGGCCGGTCTGACGGCGCTGAGCGGTTTAGGTCAGTCGGCGCTGCGCGACGCGATCATCAAGGAACGGGAACAGGAGTTTGTGTTCGAGCAGGTGATGTACCCAGAATTGCGCCGGAAAAGCAAGTTTGGCGGGCAGCCGGATTACCTGGGCGACCACATCAAGCATTACATCGCCAAGTACAACGTAGGACGCACGCTCAAGGCCCGCGATTATGTGCTGCCGATGCCCCTGAAAGAAATCCAGGGCAATGCGAACGTGACGCAGAATCCGGGCTGGTAA